The following are encoded in a window of Castanea sativa cultivar Marrone di Chiusa Pesio chromosome 5, ASM4071231v1 genomic DNA:
- the LOC142634508 gene encoding uncharacterized protein LOC142634508, whose translation MEIFPPRLRTFLEEREIQALVLVSLSLQIILFVMGNKRKYWTSDKLSIIMWIAYLSADWSATVSLSVLSNNAGSIGDNKIDPKFVITAFWAPFFLLHLGGPDTITAYSLEDNELWRRHSLTLAIQVGVAVYVFLRAWTRAALNFLAIPMFIPGIIKIWERVWVLRSASSANFKASMLPPPDPGPNYARYMEEYRSKKEEGFDVKAGKFSEAQVVGDISLTAPENVMIPDAATLQDAYMFFKTFKQLFADLILSIQDKVNSQLFFQKASCEEAFKVIEVELGFMFDVFFTKAFLVYSLKGCLLRLISSSSTVVVLLVFLIMDKHAFSTADIIITHVLLVGAIFLEIYAVLLLVTSDWTLLWLSKHKNSVVDFLYTTISSIPLYRNKRWSNTMGQYNLIQYCLKEKPTKYSFIHKFFCMSELLEKLRYQDSAEVSMVLKNLIFEQLQKKSEFAKDLKACKDLCACRGDRVLKNAKCQDCIKKEKSKTKEESVEVEFHPFLQNAKCHFELSKENRTTIEQSVEEEFDQSILLWHIATNLCYHDDWNTSPNSVKIPNCEASKLLSDYMLYLLVMRPFMLPNGIGQIRFQDTCAEAIEFFQERKSVCVGDRARISLLKVSTEVPPSQVKGDRSKSVLFEGCRLAESLQHLEIEKKWELVSHVWVEMLCYAANKCRWNHHAQQLTRGGELITHVWLLSAHFGITEQFQISKGHARAKLIVN comes from the coding sequence ATGGAGATTTTCCCACCAAGACTCAGAACATTTTTGGAGGAAAGAGAGATTCAGGCTTTGGTTTTAGTTAGCCTTAGCTTACAAATCATCCTTTTTGTAATGGGAAATAAGAGGAAGTATTGGACCAGTGACAAGCTCAGTATCATTATGTGGATCGCTTACCTGTCTGCAGACTGGTCTGCGACAGTCTCACTGAGTGTACTGTCCAACAATGCCGGAAGTATTGGAGACAATAAAATAGACCCGAAGTTTGTGATAACGGCATTTTGGGCTCCATTTTTTCTGCTGCACCTTGGTGGTCCAGACACCATTACCGCGTACTCCTTGGAAGACAATGAGTTGTGGCGGAGGCACTCTCTAACGCTAGCTATCCAGGTGGGAGTGGCTGTCTATGTCTTCCTCAGAGCCTGGACAAGAGCTGCTCTGAATTTTCTGGCAATTCCAATGTTTATTCCAGGGATAATCAAGATATGGGAGAGAGTTTGGGTTCTGAGGTCTGCGAGCAGTGCAAATTTTAAAGCATCCATGCTTCCTCCTCCTGATCCGGGTCCTAATTATGCAAGATACATGGAAGAATACCGCTCAAAGAAAGAGGAGGGGTTTGACGTTAAAGCTGGTAAGTTCAGTGAAGCTCAGGTTGTAGGGGATATCTCCTTAACAGCCCCAGAAAATGTCATGATTCCAGATGCTGCCACACTACAAGATGCCTACATGTTTTTCAAGACTTTCAAGCAACTATTTGCAGATCTGATCCTAAGCATCCAAGATAAGGTGAACAGCCAATTATTCTTTCAGAAAGCATCTTGTGAAGAAGCTTTCAAGGTGATTGAGGTTGAGCTCGGATTCATGTTTGACGTGTTTTTTACCAAGGCTTTCCTGGTTTATTCTCTAAAGGGTTGTCTTCTACGTCTCATTAGTTCCTCTTCCACCGTGGTTgtgcttttggtatttttgatCATGGATAAGCACGCCTTCTCAACAGCGGACATAATTATCACTCATGTATTGCTGGTTGGAGCAATCTTCTTAGAGATATATGCAGTGCTATTACTTGTTACCTCAGACTGGACATTGCTTTGGCTGAGTAAGCACAAAAATTCTGTGGTGGATTTCTTGTATACAACCATTTCATCAATTCCGTTGTACAGAAACAAGAGGTGGTCCAATACCATGGGACAATACAATCTAATACAATATTGTCTTAAAGAGAAGCCAACTAAGTATAGTTTTATCCATAAGTTCTTTTGCATGTCTGAGTTGCTAGAGAAGCTTCGATACCAAGATTCTGCGGAAGTTTCTATGGTTTTGAAGAACTTGATATTTGAGCAGCTTCAAAAAAAATCAGAGTTCGCCAAAGATCTCAAAGCTTGCAAGGACTTATGTGCTTGTAGGGGTGACCGGGTTcttaaaaatgcaaaatgcCAGGATTgcattaagaaagaaaaaagtaaaacaaaggaGGAGAGCGTTGAGGTAGAATTCCATCCGTTTCTTCAAAATGCAAAATGCCATTTTGAACTCAGTAAAGAAAACCGTACAACAATCGAACAGAGCGTTGAGGAAGAATTTGACCAAAGCATTCTTCTTTGGCATATTGCAACAAACCTTTGTTATCATGATGATTGGAACACATCCCCAAACTCTGTTAAAATTCCAAATTGTGAAGCCAGCAAGTTGTTATCAGACTATATGTTATATCTTCTAGTCATGCGTCCTTTCATGCTTCCCAATGGAATTGGACAAATCAGGTTCCAAGACACATGTGCTGAGGCCATTGAATTTTTTCAAGAGAGAAAATCAGTGTGTGTTGGAGATCGTGCTCGCATAAGTTTACTTAAAGTGAGCACTGAAGTTCCTCCATCTCAAGTGAAAGGAGATAGAAGCAAGTCAGTGTTATTTGAAGGATGTCGACTTGCTGAATCTTTGCAACACCTCGAGATTGAAAAGAAGTGGGAATTGGTAAGTCATGTATGGGTGGAAATGCTCTGTTATGCTGCCAATAAGTGTCGATGGAACCATCATGCTCAACAGCTCACTCGAGGTGGAGAGCTGATCACTCATGTCTGGCTCCTTTCGGCGCATTTTGGTATAACTGAACAGTTTCAAATTTCGAAGGGTCATGCAAGGGCTAAGTTGATTGTGAATTGA